The stretch of DNA gtctttgccacttttagcccaccgttaaaattttaggtttacagtttcataatttcatgttagGAAATCATCAAAGGCCACTGAAGTGCAATGATTTCCTAACAGCAAAGGCCACtgaagtgcaatttactctaattttataattttatgtttacagtttcataatttcatgttcacaatttcatagctctacattcacaattttatatgtttatatttttttgaaaaaaaaatcataattgaagactgaaatgccattgtatttaacgatatttaaactgttttgttcataaaggacaaaaaatggttatgtcacaataatactaggactaaaagtgaatattttgataaaaaatgacttaaagtggactgtcacctataaatctgggactaaaaatgaaattaactaaattttataaatatataaaataaaattagaagaaaatgggtaaatataattatgacgACAATAATGTTACCTATAATATTCGTGTCTATGCATAAATAGAGACAAATTATATCGTTATAGCTTGAGTACAAGTTTTAGAGCGTGTCCTTACTACTGTCATAAGTGGCTCGacttttttttacttataaggaaaaatataatattttttatgaaaaaaataatacttttacgtcaaaatataaaagtattatctttttcttcaaaagtattatctttttccttataaataacaaatattttattcatgatttagtattacatttgttattATAAGtacatttacatattaaccCACCTAtttcacgaataaggatcaTTGAGACCGTCTCATACAAGTATGACCCAACTATTTTTAGGTTTAAACTTAATATGGAATGAATTCTCATTTTGTCcttcaaaaatatttacaatttgacCTCTTGAAGCATGTTCTCAAACCACATAAAACGGTTCTGaaatattttgaacaaatttttgaattataaaagcACTGTTCTTGAGAATTTTTGTGCatcataaattataaatgaaaataaaagatgTCGCCAGAtagtttacatattaaaaagttAACCAATTTTATCAAAGAATTAACAAatgatttataattttgtagAAACTCGATCTTGAACGATTTAAGAAAATATAGTAAGAGAATACTAATATTTTAGAGTTAGTTGAGTAGTTGGTTTGACAAACACAGTATAAAATATAACTCTTCGTGAAagttatttattgattttcttaGTTTGAACTGGCCATTTATGAGCTACTAAAACtagtttactttcttgtaaTAATCTTTTGTTGGTTAGGATAGTAAGTCAAATTTTACCTAAAATACATATTCTAAGTAATTAATGGTTGAGAGCTACTGTAAATTAAAGATTTATTAAACGTTTAATTTTGCTTTATATCATTGATACGTacgaaaaaaattatattgttgtgGAGACATTCACACATCATAGAGGCCAATGGCCATGTTCTCTTAATTAAGCCTTCCACAAAGTCACCTACTCAAACCACACCTTACTATTCCCATTTTAGAATTATAAGCTGTTATGTATCATCACTCTTCCCtcaccccctccccctcccctttttttttcttcatattttaaatttacattAAAACATAAACATTCTCGATActatatgattttatttaatataattttaagctCGAGTTCACAATTAACCTAAAACAGTCAAATAGTATCATTAAATAGACAATTTTAaccattatttaataaaaattaagattAAAACAATAGTGTCTGATATAGTTTGATACTCTCATGCTACAACTAGTATAATTAAGTTGTGCATGAACAACATGTAAAAGCTTAATTCATTGGTTCAGTAGATAATATTTGAAAGAAGAGAGTAAAGTTTGAACCTCGGCAGTGGCAGTGTGGGATCagaaacatttttattattaccCCCCTTCTGTCCCATTTCACTTgtcatattattaatatttttttaaaattatttttaaatttgatttgttgtgttttatagtactataatgtagtttctaaatatataaatttgtatatactaatactaaacttaatattataaaaattgaattcaaaataacttcagtcaaaccttGTTAATCGAACCGGACACAAAATGGGAGAGAgtgtattattagtattatgcCCTTAATTTTATGAGTAATCATAAGTGTATTAAGAGCGACACCATTAgttttttctagtttttttttttctatgatgTGGGGGAGAGATGATGATTTggaagagagaagagaaaggagAGGGGAGAGATGAGGAGGAGAGAGAGGACAAATAATTTACAGTAATGTAGTTTTTTGCGGGACTCAGGAGGGGAGAGAATAGGGAAAAAGTTGTGCATGCCCTCCGTGTTGAGCGCACAAAACACGCCCAGAGGGCTCGTGCATGGGCGCCTGTACTCGTGCATGGGCGCTTGTACTGCACAGGGCGCGTAAATCCGATCccttttttaacattttttttattctgacaatcatattttcttttatttaatttttcttttttccctttcCCCATCTTCTATTTCGTAGTTATACATTCAAAATCttctaaaaaattacaactattgAGAATTCTCTAAGAATTGCAGGTAAGaagtaatcaatttcaatgttatgaaaatgtcaaataaaataaagaatgtaATGATTTTCTTTCTCTCACGCTAATCTTATTAATGAGTTTTTGTTAAATTAGAAGAGACCAATGTCATCTCATCTACGCCTCACATAATTGTTTTCCAATTCTCACCTCTTTATTTTGGAGGTTGCCTACCTCTCCAAGTACAATCATATCTCTTCTTCATTATTTTTCTACTATTATACCAAGTATAAGTATAAGTAAGTCTTGCGTGTGCCCGCAGGAGTTTAGCTTACTGGTTCAATATGTAGTATTTGAGAGAAGATAAGTAAGTCTTTCATGAGACCATTTCATGtgaaatatgtaatacttttttacttaaatataatacttcttATGCACTCATAACAAGCTAAGCATTGTTTTCTAAACCAAAAGATATTGCGTGTCTGACGACGAGacggtttttttttcttttataactACAATCTAATctatacataatatttatacaaCAAGGTTATGCCAACATCCTTAATTAGAATGAGACTCAAATTTGTGACCATTCAAATGAAAAGGGGAAATGgtctcaaataataattaactctACATTTTCTCTAGTTATTTGGGATTTGGAGTATCACAGGATCGGAATTATTAAAACATTCCGGGGTGTGACATAATTATAGACAGACAATATAAGGAAAAAAGGGCGTGTGCAGTCTGTGATGATAGAATCCGGGGCCATTATTCTAACCAAACATGGCCTTATGCTTCGCTTGCGCTTCATATCACAGGGCAACAGGGACCCTCCTCTCATTATAGTATTATAAATCTTCCCCTCTGCCTTTCACTATATACTTAATTCCACTGAATCAACTTTCTTGGATCTGCCATGATACTACTGTTTGTGCCAAAACTACTCTGTCTTGTTTCTGGGAAAACAGAAAACTAAacagatagatagatatatggGCAATCACAGGTTTAGGTTATCAGATATGATCCCAAATGCCTGGTTTTACAAGCTTAGAGACATGAGCAGAAAAACAAGAACCTCGAAAACCCAAAACCAAACCTCGTCCAAACCTGGTTTTCGCAACCCCAATGTTTCTCAGCCTAGGCAATCCTATTATTACACCAGAGATTCCGTTGCTAAAGGCTACAAGCTGTACAATTCGCCGGCCAACACAAAATCCTCCGGGAATTCTCACTTTCTTGATCCGCCGAGAAGGTCTTCCCGCCGGCGGTCGAGGAGGAAGACCGTTTACCGGCCTTCTCCGGCTCCGGCAGCCCCTGCTTCTGTGTGTACTTGTGGCGGCGGTAGAGATGGTTGGTCTCCTTTGGCCGAGTTTGACGATTTGCTCCAATCTCCGACGTCGGAGTTCGATTCCGACGCCGGCGAGGTGCCTAAGTCGTTCAACGGGCTAGCTTCTTGGTCGAGCTCCGGCAGCTGCACCGATATAGTCCTGGACATGAACGAGAAATCCCGGACGGTAGAGCTAGCCGGCGGCGGATACGAGCTAGACCTCCGGCCAATTCTCACCAAGCTCCCCGCCGGAAATTCAAGAAACTCTGACGCCTTAGACGAAGAAGGGTCGATGAGGAAAGAGAGTCGACCAAGAAAGTCTTTCTCGCAGTCCACGGGAGTGAAGCTTCGAGTGAATTCTCCCAAGATAGGCAGCCGGAAAATTCAGAGCCATGCCCGGAAAAGCGTGTCGTCGGGAAATCGATCaaaggcggcggcggcgaagaAGAGCTTCTCCGGGAGCTTTGCGGTGGTTAAGGCTTCGTTGGATCCGGAGAAGGATTTCAAAGAATCGATGATGGAGATGATCGTGGAGAACAATATAAAGACTTCAAAGGACTTGGAAGAGCTTCTTGCTTGTTATCTTTCCTTGAATTCTGACGAGTATCATGCCCTCATTATTAAGGCGTTTCAGCAAATTTGGTTCAACCTCTCTCATCTCCATTTGTAAAAACCTTCCAAATTTATCTTTTCATCCATTTCCTCTTTAATTAgttgtaattactaatttattagCCGCCTTTCCTTTGTACAAAATAATTTTGCATTAGTGAGTGTAAAAACTATGCTAATTTATGTATCAACAACATTGAAATTTTGCACCCTCCATTAATCTTATAAAAATTGGCCTAGGCGCTAACGACCCTTAAATTAACGGAATTTCACCTATTGATGCCTTTTAGTCAACCGATTAACTAGGCTCTGACTCAGGTGAGTGTagaccatgcatcaaaacaacgtcgttttttattaatgaaaacaaatggtTGAAATGGCTCCGTcctgcgcaactgcagttcattttcaacacaactgcagttccttttcgatataatgctgtttcattcgatattatacactcaaatatgtgaacctgttattcagtttccttttaacacaactacattttcttttataatacactgcagtt from Ipomoea triloba cultivar NCNSP0323 chromosome 7, ASM357664v1 encodes:
- the LOC116025826 gene encoding transcription repressor OFP1-like, producing MGNHRFRLSDMIPNAWFYKLRDMSRKTRTSKTQNQTSSKPGFRNPNVSQPRQSYYYTRDSVAKGYKLYNSPANTKSSGNSHFLDPPRRSSRRRSRRKTVYRPSPAPAAPASVCTCGGGRDGWSPLAEFDDLLQSPTSEFDSDAGEVPKSFNGLASWSSSGSCTDIVLDMNEKSRTVELAGGGYELDLRPILTKLPAGNSRNSDALDEEGSMRKESRPRKSFSQSTGVKLRVNSPKIGSRKIQSHARKSVSSGNRSKAAAAKKSFSGSFAVVKASLDPEKDFKESMMEMIVENNIKTSKDLEELLACYLSLNSDEYHALIIKAFQQIWFNLSHLHL